The following are from one region of the Pocillopora verrucosa isolate sample1 chromosome 3, ASM3666991v2, whole genome shotgun sequence genome:
- the LOC131781982 gene encoding LYR motif-containing protein 4-like: MRYIDPLPMAAVFNMSSSREVLQLYRQMLRMGSAFTSYNFRMYATRRIKDAFRENKDISDPEKIRTLIKRAEDSLQVMKRQVSLGQMYRHEKLVIEKKR, from the exons ATGCGTTACATTGATCCTTTGCCAATGGCGGCTGTCTTCAATATGTCTTCAAGTCGAGAAGTTCTACAACTTTACCGTCAGATGTTAAGAATGGGGAGTGCATTTACCAGTTATAACTTCAG GATGTATGCCACCAGAAGAATAAAAGATGCcttcagagaaaacaaagatATCTCAGATCCAGAAAAAATCAGGACACTAATTAAGAGAGCAGAGGATAGTTTACAAGTAATGAAAAGACAG GTGTCCTTAGGTCAAATGTACAGACATGAAAAGCTggtgatagaaaagaaaagatga